Genomic window (Arachis hypogaea cultivar Tifrunner chromosome 13, arahy.Tifrunner.gnm2.J5K5, whole genome shotgun sequence):
gtttatgattctcTTGTTtaagtcctttttttttttttttttcataatttagagCCAAACATTAGTTCACCACTAAATCCACAAGCAGCACAGCTTTGGAGCAATCAAGAAGGTAACAAGCATTGGTCCAATTCATCTATATGACATGAGTGATTAACTACAATTGGGTTGCAagggttattaaaattatttttgcatatgtTCTACAGAATACAGGAAGATGGTACAGAAGTTGTACAAAACAACAAGTGCTTAGCTTTAACAGCAACATTGGTGGAGTCTTATGAAGCTTAGTTTAGAGAAGGCCCTTTTGTATGTCTGCTTTGTAGAAGAGGAAGGATGAACCCATATTTATTTTTGGGTGCTCCATGGAtatcttctttgaattctttttaATATATCATTGCATGTCTCTTTTATATATCAACTTTGCCCAAAATACCAAATTCATTAATATATGGATAATTGAAGAATCATGAAGTGTTAATTGACCGCTATATAAGCCAATAAAGAACGATAACTGAAGTGAATGTGACTTATAATTATAAAGGGCACCTTTATAAAACTTTAGGTGGAAAtataaaactttgaaaatgatTGATAAAAATACCCTTCAATCTTCTCTACCACATGCTCTACTCATCCAAATCATCTCAAATGATTAAGAATGTTCATCCTAAACACTTCTcagtgaaataaataaatgacaagaataatgtTATCCCTTAACAAAGAATAGGCAGAATCTTCCTTTATACAGAGattaaataagaataataattaataaaaaaagaagaagaataatctaATTTACAGGGGCTATATGTATAAATAAAGAATATATAATTATAGCAGCTATATTCTATCCACATTATTGGATGAATGTGAAGCAGCAAGCAATGCTGTACCAATACCTGATCCATCTTCAGTAACCTTAAGAATTACATGCTTAGCAATATCTTCACCCAATATTTCATGCAAAGCTTCATGCAAGTACTCTCGAAACAATGTATAGTTAGAATACAAGCCTCCTTCAATTGCCACAACTGTTCTTCTCATTTTCATATCACTTCTCCTTCCACCTGTGATGCCACCACTCCCATCCCTACCAATCTTCTTCAAGATACCGATTATACCGGCTGCTGCCAACCGAGCGGCTCGGCGAGTCACAATCCCACATACTTTCATCATGAGTTTTCTTACCTTTAAAGGAACATCAGGAATCTAAGACAACACAAAAATGATTAGATAAGGGTAACAGACATTCGAATTGTTTAAGGGCGAATATATGGTATCTAACTTGTTTTACCTCAAGGATGTCTTTCAGGATTCTTTCTACTTCTCTCAAATTTGGAGAATCATCCTCGTGCATAGCGGCGATCATAGGAGTACTAAAGTTGCATCAAAGACATAGTTGAATGAAATTATATAAATTCACAGTCTCGCtgttataaaataactatcaATATGAACAAAATGATTAAGATAATCAATGTATGAATGATATAAAGGACAAACCTCAGTATGAAAGGCATTGAAAACTTTGAAGAAATATGTCCAAGAATATCTGACTCTAATGACATCTTGAGAATGATTCTCCTCACAATGTCGCCAAGATACATTCCTGATATCATCTTCTCAAAGCCCTGCATCCAATTAGACCTTGAAAATTTGAGTCGTGACAAATCAATTGGGCAACAGGATTGATTCAGGAGAAACAGAATATGAACCTGATCATTTGGGTTAGGACTCTCAGCATTTAAATCAATGTCATATGATGTTCTTGGTAAATGAGAGGACCAAAAGTTCCCCCATTCCATATTCACAACCTAATTAACATAAAGGTTAATGAAATAAGTTTcaaaacaaataagaaaataacaaaagaatgaTGATGTATATATTACCATGGATCTTGATGTTGTGAGAAGACCTTGACATTTAATAATAGCATCGGTTCGTTCCAAATAACAAGCATTGGTACTAGTCCCGATCACTATAGCAGCCACAGTATCAGCATCATGATAATGTCCGAGGGCTAAAGTTCCAACAGTGTCGTTAACCTGATTAAAATGAACACAATCACATTTCAAGTAAATAATCAAACCTAATAAAAAAGGCTAGTTTTacataaatcataaaaaaatgaatcATTCACTCTAAATTTCAACAAAGCACTTAGCATGTTGAAAATCATTATGTCCATTCCCAAGAAAAATGCAAGCAACTATAGAATGACATGCATAATCACAATAGCCAGCAATGTTGATATGCAACATAATACAATTGCCTGGGCTTGGCATCAAAGATTCCAGAAGAGGGAAGGGTAAAGATAAACATTATTGCAACAGTTCACATTTCACAAAATTTAAACATGTTAAGTGCAATCCTTTATCTCATTTGAGTATTATAAtacgaaaaagaaataaaaataaataaataaattctagtgGTAACAACACAAAATGCAAAATGGATCGAAATCTTAGACAAAGAAATTACTTCCTTACCAATGCAGCTACCCGCAAATCTAGGCCTTTTCGTACCAAGGCTTCTTGCAAACATGCAGGAACATCTTTTCCTACCTGACAACAAAACATTTTTTGGTACTTAATGCATTGCATGTCATTCAAATATATGAAACTCATCTTTATTTCActactataaaaataaaagaaataaaaagccaATCCAATTTGAATAGCTTTTTCACATCAATTTTCTAACTTAAGGAGGGAATACGTAAAAGATAAAACATAAACAAACCATTAAGCATGCACAAATAACTAGTGGAAGATAGTGATCAAGTTCTATTACAATGAAACAACAACCATGCACAAAATGCTTCAAATGTCAACTTACTAACCATATCTACAATGGAAAACCCTTTTGTCCATGTTATTAAAATGCCTGAGCAAACAGATATTTGTTTGATGGGAAAGGAAAACGTTAAGCCAAGTTCTTTTCTTCTGGCCACTGAAAGCTCTGAATCATCTTCTTTCTCAACAAATTCTTTCAATGAAGAAGCAATGAAATCAAAGAAATCCTTCAAGAAGCAAAATCAGTTAATTAGATACtactatattaaaataataataataataataataataataaaagaagcatAGAACACCAAAATTATGGAGGATAAACTATGTCACCTTGCTTGTGCTGGTCAATAGATGTTGGGGAATAGTTTGTAGTTCTACTTCATGTTCCAAGATAGCAGATTGTTGACCATTCAAATGAACTCTCAAGACCCTAAAATATGTACCTTCAAGATCTAGTGCATAATATGTTCCTCTTTCAGACCTGATCCAAAAAATTATAACTATATATTACTTATGTATTTAACTCTCATGCAACATCATAGGGACAAGATGCAAATAAAATGTTGACAGTGAAAATGACAGTTGCTAAGTGCATTGTGTATGCTTATAGCACCATCTCCAAACTTCACATGATGAATTCTTTTACCCATATTTCCCCAGCAATGATCAAAATAACTATAAAGGTATCATCAACTAAAACATAATAATGGATGCTGTAAACGCTTTCAAAAATTTCAGAACCGTGCATCACATGTCAAAATTCTCAGAACAGTGTAACTATAGTACAAAACCATAAATGCTTCTgttgaaaaagtaaatgctatCATATGTACaccagagaaagaaaaaaaaaatcctactTGACCAGTTCTAAGACGtaataataatgcaagaactTCATCTACACCAATGAGAAGAAACTCaaagaacaaaataaatgaaCTAGTTATAAATATAATACAGCTCATAAACAAGCATAAAAAAAGGATACATAAAAGACTAATAAAAAATTGAGGGCGGTATTAATTAAGAGCAACAAGAAGTAAATTCGTttcagtaatattattaatatacatttatcaaaaataaaaataaaacaagcaAAGGGTTCACGAAataaagaattgaaaaaaaaatgaaggaaGAGTGGTACATTATTCTCCAATCAAATAGCTATAAGTAACAAAAACAAAGTTCCATcaaccaaaaaatgaaaaaataaataaataaatgaagaaaagaaatgaTTTTTACCCATTAGGAAGATTATGAACATGTGTGAGAAGCATTTTGAGCTTGGAGCCACCTTCTGATGCCAAACCAGCGTGCATCTCAACGGCCATGGCGTCCACCACCTGCCTCAGCCTCTCCACACTCGTCTCACACTCTTCCTCCACCTCCCTCACCACCCTAACCGCCTTCTTCCACTCCCTCCTCTTCCTCACCCTCCATCCCACCGCCGCCGCCGCCATCCCACACGCCACCGCCGCCACGCTTACCGCCACAACAACCACCACTTTTCTCTCCATAACCTCccccgccaccaccaccaccaccaccacttctcAACCGATCAATTA
Coding sequences:
- the LOC112737171 gene encoding hexokinase-3, with product MERKVVVVVAVSVAAVACGMAAAAVGWRVRKRREWKKAVRVVREVEEECETSVERLRQVVDAMAVEMHAGLASEGGSKLKMLLTHVHNLPNGSERGTYYALDLEGTYFRVLRVHLNGQQSAILEHEVELQTIPQHLLTSTSKDFFDFIASSLKEFVEKEDDSELSVARRKELGLTFSFPIKQISVCSGILITWTKGFSIVDMVGKDVPACLQEALVRKGLDLRVAALVNDTVGTLALGHYHDADTVAAIVIGTSTNACYLERTDAIIKCQGLLTTSRSMVVNMEWGNFWSSHLPRTSYDIDLNAESPNPNDQGFEKMISGMYLGDIVRRIILKMSLESDILGHISSKFSMPFILSTPMIAAMHEDDSPNLREVERILKDILEIPDVPLKVRKLMMKVCGIVTRRAARLAAAGIIGILKKIGRDGSGGITGGRRSDMKMRRTVVAIEGGLYSNYTLFREYLHEALHEILGEDIAKHVILKVTEDGSGIGTALLAASHSSNNVDRI